From Longimicrobium sp., one genomic window encodes:
- a CDS encoding NAD(P)H-dependent oxidoreductase, which translates to MPRQDTLRVLVFEASLRADSLNGRLASLAAAVVQENGGTVDRGHMADFDCPSYDGDLEAEDGIPPGAAEFHRRLKEADAFIIAAPEYNASIPGVLKNAIDWVSRFRPQPWTRKHGLLMSASPSMMGGNRGLWALRVPLEHLGADVYPDMFSLARAHEMFGADGRIADAKLQKWFEGMIECFMELVEAAKHYPAVKSQWVEFLGEQPNPATERVETAEQPG; encoded by the coding sequence ATGCCCCGGCAGGATACCCTTCGCGTGCTGGTGTTCGAGGCCTCGCTGCGCGCCGACTCGCTCAACGGCCGGCTGGCGTCGCTGGCGGCGGCGGTGGTGCAGGAGAACGGCGGAACGGTGGACCGCGGGCACATGGCGGACTTCGACTGCCCCTCGTACGATGGCGATCTTGAGGCGGAGGACGGCATCCCGCCGGGCGCGGCCGAGTTCCACCGGCGGCTGAAGGAGGCGGATGCGTTCATCATCGCCGCGCCCGAGTACAACGCGTCCATTCCGGGCGTGCTGAAGAACGCCATCGACTGGGTATCGCGCTTCCGCCCGCAGCCGTGGACCCGCAAGCACGGGCTGCTGATGTCGGCGTCGCCGTCCATGATGGGAGGCAACCGCGGGCTGTGGGCGCTGCGGGTGCCGCTGGAGCACCTGGGCGCCGACGTGTATCCTGACATGTTCTCGCTGGCCAGGGCGCACGAGATGTTCGGCGCCGACGGCCGCATTGCCGACGCCAAGCTCCAGAAGTGGTTCGAGGGAATGATCGAGTGCTTCATGGAGTTGGTGGAAGCGGCGAAGCACTACCCCGCCGTGAAGTCGCAGTGGGTGGAGTTCCTGGGAGAGCAGCCCAACCCCGCCACGGAGCGCGTCGAGACCGCCGAGCAGCCGGGTT